The sequence GCTTTTTTAGGCTCTACAACTCTCTTTACAGTAGGAGTAAATTTTTTCTCTTTTACTACATTTCTCTCGATTGTTTTTACCTCTACCGGTGGTTTTGCATTTTTAAGTAAAAAATAAAATACAGTTCCAGCTATTATCGCTGACAATACCCCTAAAAACATAAATACTGTTTTTGAGCTGTTACGTGTTTGACTTTCTTCCAGTAATTCTTCATCTTCGTTTTCTATTTCTTCATTATTTATATTCATCTTATTTCTCTCTTGACTCTTGGATTATTTGTATTTTCATACGCTAAATCGGGGTTTTTGCCATACCCACCATTTAAAACACCTACAAGCTTTCTGCCACTTCTCAAAAAGAACAATTTACCTGTTTTATGTACTGTCTTGACATAATATCTTCCTACTCTTCTAGTGTGCGAATTGATAGAAAATTCCTTATCATTTTCTCTTAAAAAGATGGCAGGCATTTTTTTAGTTATGTCAAACCCAAAATGTGTAAATTTTCCATCATCGTAAACATAGTTAGGTGCTATATCTGCACTTCCCTTATTTACTTTTTTATAATAATCCCAATTTCTAGGTACTTTTACTCTATCAAGCTCTTTTTTAATTTCTTTAATCTCTTTTTTTCTCTGCACTTCTTTATATTGTTTTTGTTTACGTTTAAAATCTTTATTAGGGTATTTAATTTTTATCTTATAGTTTGCTTTTTTGGAAGATAGACGTAAATCACAGATATATACTCGCTTATTTGTGCGTATGAAAAGATTAGTTGCCCAATCTTTAGCATTTGGTGGTATTACCATCTTTTTATTGACTAATCCACCCTCTCCCTCAACCTCTGCAACAGAAGACATATAAGGCTTTGCCATAACCCAAGCCGTATTACCGCTATGTTTAACCGTCCAACCATCATTAAATCCTGTATCTCCCAATATAACGTCCTCATCCTCGGCAAATTCAATCATTGTAAAATATCCCTCTTTGGCATACACTACAATCACATCATTAGGATTATAGGTTACAGTTCCCATTCTTCTATCATAAGGTGATAGCTTTACAGGTGAAGCAGAAAAGCTTAAAAGTGTTGCTGTCAAAAACAGTAAAATATATCTTTTCATTATTTTACCTCTGCATCAACACGATAAGAGATAACTTTAAAGCCCAATGGGTTTAAAAGTCGTTCTTTTTCTGTTGCCTTAAGTGCCGGCATATATGTATATGCAAGAGTGACTATTTTAATTTTTGAGTCCACGATCATACCTTTTTTCTTTGTATCTATTTTAATTCTTACAGTAGCGTTTTTGATATGTGCATTTTCTCCAAGTGTTACACTCAACACCTTAACACTCTCTTCTGTACCCTCTCCTAATACTTTATCTCTAGACTCCTTACCTGCGTATATTTTAATGTAATCCTCTGCAACTTTTTTAGTTGAGTTTAATTGAACATACACATAATCTTTTGATAAAAGAGAATAGAAATATTGCTCTCTTTTTTTAACATATTGACTTGTAAAGAATTTATCTATAGCCTCATTGTATTCTATGGTCTTTTCACTCACAGAGGACAACATTTGTGTTAGTCCTGTAGTCTTATCCACCTGTATAACAAACGGCTCTGTTTTAACAAGAGGCTTGAAGATAAACAGTAAAATAACGATACATAGTAAAATAATGGATATAAAAGTAATTATCCAC is a genomic window of Candidatus Desulfofervidus auxilii containing:
- a CDS encoding TrbG/VirB9 family P-type conjugative transfer protein; this encodes MKRYILLFLTATLLSFSASPVKLSPYDRRMGTVTYNPNDVIVVYAKEGYFTMIEFAEDEDVILGDTGFNDGWTVKHSGNTAWVMAKPYMSSVAEVEGEGGLVNKKMVIPPNAKDWATNLFIRTNKRVYICDLRLSSKKANYKIKIKYPNKDFKRKQKQYKEVQRKKEIKEIKKELDRVKVPRNWDYYKKVNKGSADIAPNYVYDDGKFTHFGFDITKKMPAIFLRENDKEFSINSHTRRVGRYYVKTVHKTGKLFFLRSGRKLVGVLNGGYGKNPDLAYENTNNPRVKREIR
- a CDS encoding type IV secretion system protein codes for the protein MSKKTEELDFELKLSDILQKSNKRAWIITFISIILLCIVILLFIFKPLVKTEPFVIQVDKTTGLTQMLSSVSEKTIEYNEAIDKFFTSQYVKKREQYFYSLLSKDYVYVQLNSTKKVAEDYIKIYAGKESRDKVLGEGTEESVKVLSVTLGENAHIKNATVRIKIDTKKKGMIVDSKIKIVTLAYTYMPALKATEKERLLNPLGFKVISYRVDAEVK